From Candidatus Methylomirabilota bacterium, one genomic window encodes:
- a CDS encoding DNA-directed RNA polymerase subunit alpha, whose amino-acid sequence MPQLALPARHEWLAQDRKYGKLAIEPFEPGFALTVGNAYRRVLLSSIHGASPTWAKIEGVLHEFSFMQGVTEDTLDIIMNLRKVVFALHVNRPKILRLKAQGPKVVTAADFEPDADVEILTPEVVLATLDKDGGIELELCVERGRGYQAAERREPEALPINAMLIDADFSPVKRVNVQVETPSALGGGQERLVLEMWTNGSVTPDVAVGEASRILQDQFNLLTDFPTPVAEEAERQEGAGLEPAARVELNEHLFRNVDELELSVRASNCLKTANIRTIADLVQKTESELLKTKNFGKKSLNEIKTILGEMGLSLGIRLDPEELERLRAQYERAFEN is encoded by the coding sequence ATGCCGCAGCTCGCGCTTCCCGCCCGTCACGAGTGGCTTGCCCAGGACCGCAAGTACGGCAAGCTGGCCATCGAGCCGTTCGAGCCGGGCTTCGCGCTCACCGTGGGCAACGCCTATCGGCGCGTGCTCCTGTCCTCCATTCACGGCGCCTCGCCCACGTGGGCCAAGATCGAGGGCGTGCTTCACGAGTTCTCGTTCATGCAGGGCGTGACCGAGGACACCCTCGACATCATCATGAATCTCCGCAAGGTCGTGTTCGCGCTCCACGTGAACCGGCCCAAGATCCTGCGCCTGAAGGCCCAGGGTCCGAAGGTGGTCACCGCGGCGGATTTCGAGCCGGACGCCGACGTGGAGATCCTCACCCCCGAGGTGGTGCTCGCCACGCTCGACAAGGACGGCGGCATCGAGCTGGAGCTCTGCGTGGAGCGCGGTCGCGGCTATCAGGCGGCCGAGCGGCGCGAGCCAGAGGCGCTCCCCATCAACGCGATGCTCATCGACGCGGACTTCTCGCCGGTGAAACGCGTGAACGTGCAAGTGGAGACGCCGAGCGCCCTGGGCGGCGGGCAGGAGCGCCTGGTCCTCGAGATGTGGACCAACGGCAGCGTCACGCCCGACGTCGCGGTGGGTGAGGCCTCGCGCATCCTGCAGGATCAGTTCAACCTGCTCACTGACTTCCCCACGCCGGTCGCCGAAGAGGCGGAGCGGCAGGAGGGAGCGGGCCTCGAGCCCGCGGCGCGGGTCGAGCTGAACGAGCACCTCTTCCGCAACGTGGACGAGCTTGAGCTCTCGGTGCGTGCGTCCAATTGTCTCAAGACCGCCAACATTCGGACCATCGCCGACCTCGTGCAGAAGACGGAGTCGGAGCTGCTCAAGACGAAGAACTTCGGCAAGAAGTCCCTGAACGAGATCAAGACGATCCTGGGAGAGATGGGGCTCTCCCTGGGCATTCGTCTCGATCCCGAGGAGCTGGAGCGGCTGCGCGCGCAGTACGAGCGCGCCTTCGAGAACTAG
- the mltG gene encoding endolytic transglycosylase MltG → MMERPWFMKTWAEPSRPSAGAGQAVLWALACLLAVFLALQAFWIFTAAPGVQAGPRVVEIPAHQGLTTVARRLDEAGAIRSPLGFMLLAAARGTARTLKAGEYEIPQGANTLAVLTLLEGGRVRQHAVLFREGDSVVELALALERERLSRADDILRLARDPVFLKTLAVPAESLEGYIFPDTYQLVKGMTPEEILARMAARMRDQLTPEILERARERGITVHQLLTMASIIEKEAVVRSEMPLISAVFWNRLRLGMPLQADPTVQFAVGKDGQALSRADLQVDSPYNTYRRGGLPPGPIGAPSRAAIEAAAKPAPVNFLYFVSIDDRRHHFSTSLAEHNAAVAQYRLIKLR, encoded by the coding sequence ATGATGGAGCGGCCCTGGTTCATGAAGACCTGGGCGGAGCCCTCCCGCCCCTCGGCAGGCGCCGGACAGGCCGTGCTCTGGGCGCTGGCCTGCCTCCTCGCCGTGTTCCTGGCGCTCCAGGCCTTCTGGATCTTCACCGCAGCCCCCGGCGTCCAGGCCGGCCCCCGCGTGGTCGAGATCCCGGCGCATCAAGGCCTGACCACGGTGGCGCGCCGCCTCGACGAGGCGGGGGCGATTCGCAGCCCGCTGGGCTTCATGCTGCTGGCCGCCGCTCGTGGCACCGCGCGCACCTTGAAGGCGGGTGAGTACGAGATCCCGCAGGGCGCCAACACCCTCGCCGTGCTGACCCTCCTCGAAGGCGGCCGCGTGCGCCAGCACGCGGTGCTGTTCCGCGAGGGCGACAGCGTCGTGGAGCTCGCGCTCGCCCTCGAGCGCGAGCGGCTGAGCCGCGCCGACGACATCCTGCGGCTGGCGCGCGACCCCGTCTTCTTGAAGACGCTCGCCGTCCCCGCCGAGAGCCTCGAGGGCTACATCTTCCCCGACACGTATCAGCTCGTGAAGGGCATGACGCCGGAGGAGATCCTCGCCCGCATGGCCGCGCGCATGCGCGATCAGCTCACGCCCGAGATCCTCGAGCGCGCGCGCGAGCGCGGGATCACCGTGCATCAGCTGCTCACGATGGCGTCGATCATCGAAAAGGAGGCGGTGGTGCGGAGCGAGATGCCGCTGATCTCCGCGGTGTTCTGGAACCGCCTGCGCCTCGGCATGCCGCTCCAGGCGGATCCCACCGTGCAGTTCGCGGTGGGCAAGGACGGTCAGGCTCTCTCGCGCGCGGATCTCCAGGTGGACTCGCCGTACAACACCTATCGACGGGGCGGACTCCCGCCCGGCCCCATCGGCGCCCCGAGCCGGGCCGCCATCGAGGCCGCCGCGAAGCCGGCGCCCGTGAACTTTCTCTACTTCGTCTCCATCGACGACCGTCGCCACCACTTCTCCACCAGCCTCGCCGAGCACAACGCCGCCGTCGCGCAGTACCGTCTCATCAAGCTCCGCTGA
- a CDS encoding lysophospholipid acyltransferase family protein, whose amino-acid sequence MAPSEKSTVLSVLAPPAARAAPRVADVRFPPLYRLCRSLCRPALQRWFALSIEGLERLPSGPFILAANHHNYLDGVVLGVAVPRPISFIVMPRVYHASPLHPAFHRGIGSIPVNLSRPDPGAIKRALRALEQGRIIGIFPEGPFSREGRLVSGQPGVAALALRAGVPVVPAAIGGTYQALRGRRFHLPRRQALSVRFGHPLHLGRRRAPTRGERVDVTGQVMTEIAGLLARDLA is encoded by the coding sequence ATGGCGCCGAGCGAGAAATCCACCGTGCTGTCGGTGCTCGCGCCGCCGGCGGCACGCGCGGCCCCGCGTGTCGCCGACGTGAGGTTTCCTCCGCTCTATCGCCTGTGCCGGAGCCTGTGCCGGCCCGCGCTGCAGCGCTGGTTCGCGCTCTCCATCGAGGGGCTCGAGCGGCTGCCGAGCGGCCCCTTCATTCTCGCCGCGAACCACCACAACTACCTCGACGGCGTCGTGCTCGGGGTCGCGGTCCCGCGCCCCATCTCCTTCATCGTGATGCCGCGCGTGTACCACGCGAGCCCGCTCCACCCTGCGTTCCACCGTGGCATCGGCTCGATTCCCGTGAACCTCTCGCGCCCGGACCCCGGCGCCATCAAGCGTGCGCTCCGCGCCCTCGAGCAGGGCCGCATCATCGGCATCTTCCCGGAAGGCCCGTTCAGCCGCGAGGGCCGCCTCGTCTCCGGCCAGCCTGGGGTGGCGGCGCTCGCGCTGCGCGCCGGCGTGCCGGTGGTGCCCGCGGCGATCGGCGGCACGTACCAGGCCCTGCGGGGGCGCCGCTTCCACCTCCCGCGGCGGCAGGCCTTGTCGGTGCGCTTCGGCCATCCCCTGCACCTCGGCCGCCGGCGCGCGCCCACGCGGGGCGAGCGCGTCGACGTCACCGGACAGGTCATGACCGAGATCGCCGGGCTCCTCGCGCGGGACCTGGCGTGA
- the argH gene encoding argininosuccinate lyase — protein sequence MSGGESPRWGGRFAERLDPGAEAFTASLGVDRRLWPHDIEGSRAWARALRRAGLLTETELSALASGLDAVHAELAEDRFPFRRELEDIHLNIERRLTELAGPVGGKLHTGRSRNDQIALDERLYLREILGHVDVGIQAVQAALVARAEEHLGVPMPGYTHLQRAQPVLLAHHLLAYVFMLHRDRERFRDCARRNNVLPLGAAALAGAAFAIDREALARDLGFAAPSANSLDAVSDRDHLIEFLAAAAILGMHVSRLAADLTLWATSEFAFVEFSDAFATGSSIMPQKKNPDVAELMRGKTGRLYGNLTALLTVMKGLPLTYNSDMQEDKEAVFDTVDTLEALLRVIPPMLRSLTFHADRMREAAGANYSTATDLADYLVRKGLPFREAHEIVGRVVRHGIANKRELSEMTLDELRGFSPLIGADVHAALTVEASLAARAVIGGTAPEAVQRALEAARQLVGPEPRR from the coding sequence GTGAGCGGAGGCGAGAGCCCGCGCTGGGGCGGTCGGTTCGCGGAGCGGCTGGACCCCGGCGCGGAGGCGTTCACCGCGTCGCTTGGCGTCGACCGCCGGCTCTGGCCGCACGACATCGAGGGAAGCCGCGCATGGGCGCGCGCGCTGCGGCGTGCGGGGCTCCTCACCGAGACCGAGCTGAGCGCGCTCGCCTCGGGTCTCGACGCCGTCCACGCCGAGCTCGCGGAGGATCGCTTCCCCTTCCGGCGGGAGCTCGAGGACATCCACCTCAACATCGAGCGGCGGCTCACCGAGCTGGCGGGCCCCGTCGGCGGCAAGCTCCATACCGGGCGCTCGCGCAACGATCAGATCGCGCTCGACGAGCGCCTCTACCTCCGGGAGATCCTCGGCCACGTCGACGTGGGCATCCAGGCCGTCCAGGCCGCCCTGGTCGCCCGCGCCGAGGAGCACCTCGGCGTGCCCATGCCCGGCTACACGCATCTGCAGCGCGCACAGCCCGTGCTCCTCGCCCATCACCTGCTCGCCTACGTGTTCATGCTCCACCGCGATCGGGAGCGCTTCCGCGACTGCGCGCGGCGGAACAACGTGCTGCCGCTCGGAGCGGCCGCCCTCGCCGGCGCCGCCTTCGCCATCGACCGCGAAGCCCTCGCGCGCGATCTCGGCTTCGCCGCCCCCAGCGCCAACAGCCTCGACGCGGTGAGCGACCGCGATCACCTGATCGAGTTCCTCGCCGCGGCCGCCATCCTCGGCATGCACGTGTCGCGGCTCGCCGCCGACCTCACGCTGTGGGCGACCAGCGAGTTCGCCTTCGTGGAGTTCTCCGACGCGTTCGCCACCGGCTCGTCGATCATGCCGCAGAAGAAAAACCCGGACGTGGCGGAGCTCATGCGCGGCAAGACGGGACGCCTCTACGGCAACCTCACCGCGCTCCTCACGGTGATGAAGGGACTGCCTCTCACGTACAACTCCGACATGCAGGAGGACAAGGAGGCGGTGTTCGACACCGTGGACACGCTGGAGGCGCTGCTCCGCGTGATCCCGCCCATGCTGCGCTCACTGACCTTCCACGCCGACCGCATGCGCGAGGCCGCCGGCGCGAACTACTCCACCGCCACCGACCTCGCGGACTACCTCGTGCGCAAGGGCCTCCCCTTCCGCGAGGCCCACGAGATCGTGGGGCGCGTCGTCCGCCACGGCATCGCCAACAAGCGCGAGCTGAGCGAGATGACGCTGGACGAGCTGCGCGGCTTCTCGCCCCTGATCGGCGCCGACGTGCACGCCGCCCTCACCGTGGAGGCCTCGCTCGCCGCGCGCGCGGTCATCGGCGGCACCGCGCCGGAGGCGGTGCAACGGGCCCTCGAGGCGGCCCGTCAGCTCGTGGGGCCCGAGCCCCGCCGGTGA